A window of Variovorax paradoxus EPS genomic DNA:
TGGCCGCACATGCCGAGGTAGCCGGCGTTGTTGAAGAAGATCACGCCCGCCGCGGCGTCGGGCGACACCGGCTCGCACAAGAGCGCGCCGACCACCACGTCGCTGCCGCGCGGCTCGAGCACCGTGGCGGCGCGCCACTTGTCGTGCTGGTCGGCCAGCAGCGCGCGGCGCTCGGCCATGCTGCCGCCACCCAGGTCGGGAAAACCGCCGATCACAAGGCGCGTGGGCTCGCCGCCCGTGTGCGAGTCGACGATCTGGATGCGTTGCATGTTGGGCTGTCCGTTCAGTAGCTGGCGATGGGAACCGGGGCTGCGTTCTTGAAGGTGAACACCGTGATCGGCGCCTGCTTCATGTTGCCCTTGTCGTCGTAGGAATAGGTCGCGGCCACGCCCTTGTAGGTGTCCTTGTAGAGCTGCGCGCCCACCTTGTCGGGGTCGATCGAGTTGGCCTTCTTCATCGATTCGCCGATGAACAGCACCTGGTCGTAGTACGAGGCGGCGTACGCATCGGCATCGGCGTTGAAGCGCTTCTTGAACTTCTCCTTGAAAGCCGGGCCGCTTTGCGCCTTCTCGAGGATCGAGCCGCCCTGCGCGCAGTACACGAGGTCGTTGACCGCATCGCCGCCGAGCTTGCCGGTGGCGGGGCTGCAGACGGTGTCGCCGCCCAGCAGCTTGCCGGGCACGGCGAGCTGCTTCATCTGGCGAGCCATCGGTGCGGCCTGCGGTGCATAGCCGCCGAAGAAGATCGCCTCGGGCGCCTTGGCCTTCATGTTGGTGAGGATGGCGGTGAAGTCCACGGCCTTGTCGGTGGTGAATTCCTTGCCGACCACGGTGAGGCCCTGCTTCTGCGCTTCCTTGGTGAACTCTTCGGCGAGGCCCTGGCCGAAGGCGGTGCGGTCGTCGATGACGCCGACCTTCTTGACCTTCAGCTCCTTGGCTGCGTACACGGCCATGCTGGAGCCGATCTGGTTGTCGCTCGCGATGATGCGATAGAGGTTCTTGTAGCCGCCTTGCGTCACCTTCGGGTTGGTGCCCACGGTCGAGACCATGGTGCCGCCGTCGCTGTAGATGCGCGAAGCCGGAATCGCCACGCCCGAGCAGTACGGGCCCATGACGAACTTGACGCCGTCGTCCACGAACTTCTGCGCCACGCTCACGCCGGTCTTGGCGTCGCACTGGTCGTCTTCGGAGACCAGCTCGAACTTCAGCGTCTTGCCGCCGACGCTGAGCTTCTTGGCGTTGAGCTCCTCGATGGCCAGGCGCACGCCGTTTTCATTGTCCTTGCCCGCGAACGCGTTGGGACCCGAGAGGGGACCGCTGTGGCCGATCTTCACGACCTGCTCCTGCGCGCTGGCCTGGCCTGCGACGGCGAGTGCCACCAGGCCGATGCCGCCGATGAATGGAACCATGCTTGCTTTTGTCTTCATGCTTCTTCCTAGGTTGGGACAATGAAAAGGGCGGTTATTACACAACCGACTGATACTGCGCCGGCCGCGTCGCGAGCGCCTTCTTCACGATGTTCTCGATGAAGGCGCGTTCCTCGCCGATGAGCGGCAGACGCGGACGCCGCATGTGCTCCGTGCCCACGCCGACCAGCACGTCGATGAGCTTCAGGTTCTGCACGAGCTTGGTCGATACATCCAGGTGCAGCATCGGCGTCATCCACTGGTAGAGCTTGAGCGCTTCGGCGAACTTGCCGGCCTTCATCAGGTCGTAGAGCGCCACGGTCTCGCGCGGGAACGCGCAGCCCACGCCCGCGAGCAGGCCGTCGCAGCCGAGCGCCAGGCCTTCATAGGCGAGATCGTCCACACCGAGGAAGAGTTGGTAGCGGTCGCCCACCGTGTTGCGCAGGTCCGTGATGCGGCGGATGTTGTCGGTGCTCTCCTTGATGGCGGCGATCCATTCGCAATCGGCCAGCTCGACCATGTGCTCGGGCTTCAAGTCCACGCGGTAGGCCACCGGATTGTTGTAGACCATGATGGGTTTCTGCGCCGCGTTCGCGATGGTGCGCACGTTGAGCATCGCCTCGCGCGCGTCGGCCACGTAGATCACCGAGGGCATCACCATGAAGCCGGCCACGCCGAGCTTGTTGGCGCCGTCCACGTAGCGCAGGGCTTCGCGGGTGCTGGTCTCAGACACGTTGGCCAGCACCGGGATGCGGCCGTCGGCGGCTTCGAGCGCGATCTTGGCGACCTGCAGCTTTTCTTCGAGCGTCAGCGTGCTGGCTTCGCCGAGCGAACCGCAGGTGACGAGGCCGTGAATGCCGTTGCGGATCTGGAAGTCGATGTGGCGCGCGGTGCCCTCGGCATCGATGCTTTCGTCGGCGTGGAACTTGGTGGTGATGGCGGGAAAGATGCCTTGCCAGCGGGGATTGCTCACGGGTCGCTCCTTGGGTGTGCGGTGGAAATCAGGCGCACTTTAAATATATTAAGAACATATCGTCAAGATATTTTTCTGCGCCCAGCCGTCGGCCAACGTCGCGGCACCCGCGCCCTTTCCGGCCTGATTTATCCGACGCGCGGCGTGCCGACAGCGCCCGCAAGGAAGCGCGCAGCCTCGCTTCGCATTCCCCGCGAAATGGCTTCCCAGGTCGATGCGGGGAAATCGGCCGGCAGCAATGCCTCGACTTCGCCCAGCGCTTCCTCCAGCGACGCCACCATGTCCAGCATGGCGTTCCACACGTCGATGCCGCCGTTCTTCATCGCCAGCTGATGCCAATGGCGCGCCTGGATGGTGTGAAAAAGGTAGTGCTTGCTTTTGGAGCGAACCGCCATGGCCAGACCCGCCTTGCGCGGCTGGAACTGGTGGGATCCGTTGCCGAAGTAGGGCCACATCGAAATGATGTCGTAGAGCGGCGTCATGTCGTAGACGTCGCCCTGGTACAGGCGGACCGAGAAGTTCTTGGCGTGGCCGTCCGTCGCGGCGAGAAGAAAGAAGGCCAGCTGGGTCAGCAGGAATCGGGTGCGGTCGTCGGTGCTCCGGCTTCCTTGCAAAAGCTGCAGGCAATTGGGCATGCCAGGGCCTTCATCGTGCTCGTACTTCCGCGTCGACGGCAGCCCCATGGCCTGGCAGAAATCTTCTTGCGGCAGGCGTGCGATCCATGTGCCGCCGTCCATCCACTCGCGATCGAAACGCTCCACCACCAGGGCCGTCTGGCCCTCGAAGGTCGCCATGGATGTCGGCGCCACCAGCAGGCCGAGCGCCTCGACGATCTGTGCGCAAACCCATTCGTTCTGCACCGAGTCGGATGCGTCCACGCGCCGGGAGCCGCCGATGAGCCCGAGCGGCAATTTGATGATGTGGGTGGTGGGCGTGGCGCCGTGCGGGCGGCACCACGCGCCGTTCCAGCGGGTCAGGGCGGTCTTTTCCTGCGCACCGGCAAGCGAGATGCGAAACAGGTCTTCGTCGCGCATGCTTTCGGGGGTGGCGTCGGACGGAACGGCCCGCAGCAGCTCGGCGATTTCCTTGTCGCCGATGGGCTCGCAGTTCATCGCGTTCCAGCCTTCGGGCTCCGCGCCTTCAGGCAGCAATTGCACGGCGCCGACGCAGTCACGCCCGATGGCTTCGAGCAGGTCGAAGGTGTTGATGCCCTTGAGCCTGAAACGGTGGCCCAGGCGCACCCGGATCGCGATGTTGTCGGGCAGCAGGTTGTCGAAGTAGTTCCTGACAACGTCGCCCCGGACTTCGAGCGTGCTGTTGATCGGGATCGACAGCGACAACGAACGCCGTCGCGGCGAATCCAGCCATCCGGGGTGATACCTGAACGCGTGGGAATCGCGATCGACTGACCAGGTGCCGACCAGCTCCCCGTTCATCCACGCATTCAGCGCCTGCATCACCAGGAGTCCGTCTTAGGCCGGATGACGAAGCTGCGGCGCGATGTCGGCTTGACGTCCTTCCCCGGGTTCAGGGCTTGAAGTTGCCGGAGCAATGCACCCGGCGCGGTCGATCCGACCTGGGCTGCCCCGTCCTCGTCGGACGATTGAGCTGCCGCGGCGTCAGGCTCTTGCGCGGACAGCGTCACCAGCACGGACCCGCCGTTCATCTTTCGGGTCGTCCACCCCTCGGGGACCTTCACGTCCGTGTCCTGGGACGACGCGTATTCCGGGCCCTCTTCCATGGCGTACACGGGGCCGCTCGAAGGCGGCGCATCGTCCCGCAGGTAGAAGGACGCCCCCAGCGCCGACAGAAGCTTCGCCAGGTGCTCGAGACCGACGGCACCGGGATTCGCCTCGATCTCCGCGATCCGGGCCTGGCTGACGCCGACGAGCGCGCCC
This region includes:
- a CDS encoding branched-chain amino acid ABC transporter substrate-binding protein yields the protein MKTKASMVPFIGGIGLVALAVAGQASAQEQVVKIGHSGPLSGPNAFAGKDNENGVRLAIEELNAKKLSVGGKTLKFELVSEDDQCDAKTGVSVAQKFVDDGVKFVMGPYCSGVAIPASRIYSDGGTMVSTVGTNPKVTQGGYKNLYRIIASDNQIGSSMAVYAAKELKVKKVGVIDDRTAFGQGLAEEFTKEAQKQGLTVVGKEFTTDKAVDFTAILTNMKAKAPEAIFFGGYAPQAAPMARQMKQLAVPGKLLGGDTVCSPATGKLGGDAVNDLVYCAQGGSILEKAQSGPAFKEKFKKRFNADADAYAASYYDQVLFIGESMKKANSIDPDKVGAQLYKDTYKGVAATYSYDDKGNMKQAPITVFTFKNAAPVPIASY
- a CDS encoding dihydrodipicolinate synthase family protein — its product is MSNPRWQGIFPAITTKFHADESIDAEGTARHIDFQIRNGIHGLVTCGSLGEASTLTLEEKLQVAKIALEAADGRIPVLANVSETSTREALRYVDGANKLGVAGFMVMPSVIYVADAREAMLNVRTIANAAQKPIMVYNNPVAYRVDLKPEHMVELADCEWIAAIKESTDNIRRITDLRNTVGDRYQLFLGVDDLAYEGLALGCDGLLAGVGCAFPRETVALYDLMKAGKFAEALKLYQWMTPMLHLDVSTKLVQNLKLIDVLVGVGTEHMRRPRLPLIGEERAFIENIVKKALATRPAQYQSVV
- a CDS encoding type II toxin-antitoxin system HipA family toxin, giving the protein MQALNAWMNGELVGTWSVDRDSHAFRYHPGWLDSPRRRSLSLSIPINSTLEVRGDVVRNYFDNLLPDNIAIRVRLGHRFRLKGINTFDLLEAIGRDCVGAVQLLPEGAEPEGWNAMNCEPIGDKEIAELLRAVPSDATPESMRDEDLFRISLAGAQEKTALTRWNGAWCRPHGATPTTHIIKLPLGLIGGSRRVDASDSVQNEWVCAQIVEALGLLVAPTSMATFEGQTALVVERFDREWMDGGTWIARLPQEDFCQAMGLPSTRKYEHDEGPGMPNCLQLLQGSRSTDDRTRFLLTQLAFFLLAATDGHAKNFSVRLYQGDVYDMTPLYDIISMWPYFGNGSHQFQPRKAGLAMAVRSKSKHYLFHTIQARHWHQLAMKNGGIDVWNAMLDMVASLEEALGEVEALLPADFPASTWEAISRGMRSEAARFLAGAVGTPRVG
- a CDS encoding helix-turn-helix domain-containing protein, whose protein sequence is MDYPLRFVDQLRPHLKALRKKRGLTQAQAGALVGVSQARIAEIEANPGAVGLEHLAKLLSALGASFYLRDDAPPSSGPVYAMEEGPEYASSQDTDVKVPEGWTTRKMNGGSVLVTLSAQEPDAAAAQSSDEDGAAQVGSTAPGALLRQLQALNPGKDVKPTSRRSFVIRPKTDSW